A region of Streptomyces halobius DNA encodes the following proteins:
- a CDS encoding IS5 family transposase codes for MTTQPPRKSYPSDLSDARWELMEPTLTAWRAERQKTSLNLGGKLADLREVMNAILYVNRTGIPWRYLPHDFPAHTTVFSHFSAWTSDGTIEKLGIRLHRLVREQEGRKAEPTACAIDAQSVKTAPSVPTSTQGIDAGKKIVGRKRSIVVDTLGLLLLVMVTAASVSDNEAGKQLLTQLAANHPTVTKAWVDTGYKNQAIEHGAALGIDVDVVPRNTQVKGFSVTPRRWVVERSFGWIMMHRRLARDYETKPEHSESMIRLAMISNLAKRATSETTPTWRDA; via the coding sequence ATGACGACTCAGCCACCACGCAAGTCCTATCCGAGCGACCTGTCCGACGCCCGCTGGGAGTTGATGGAGCCGACGTTGACCGCCTGGCGGGCCGAGCGGCAGAAGACCTCGCTCAACCTCGGCGGCAAGCTCGCCGACCTGCGCGAAGTCATGAACGCGATCCTCTATGTCAACCGCACCGGCATCCCCTGGCGTTACCTGCCGCACGACTTCCCTGCGCACACCACCGTCTTTTCCCACTTCAGCGCCTGGACCTCAGACGGCACCATCGAGAAGCTCGGCATCCGCCTGCACCGCCTCGTCCGCGAGCAGGAGGGACGCAAGGCCGAGCCCACCGCCTGCGCCATCGACGCCCAGAGCGTGAAAACCGCCCCCAGCGTCCCCACCAGCACCCAAGGGATCGACGCCGGCAAGAAGATCGTGGGACGCAAGCGCAGCATCGTCGTCGACACCCTCGGCCTGTTGCTGCTGGTCATGGTCACCGCGGCCAGCGTCTCCGACAACGAAGCCGGCAAACAGCTCCTCACCCAACTCGCCGCCAACCACCCCACCGTCACCAAAGCGTGGGTCGACACCGGCTACAAGAATCAGGCCATCGAACACGGAGCCGCCCTTGGCATCGACGTCGACGTCGTGCCACGGAACACGCAGGTCAAGGGCTTCTCGGTGACCCCAAGGCGCTGGGTAGTGGAGCGTAGTTTCGGGTGGATCATGATGCACCGCCGACTGGCCCGTGACTACGAGACCAAGCCCGAACACTCCGAGAGCATGATCCGCCTCGCAATGATCTCGAACCTCGCGAAGCGAGCAACCAGCGAAACAACCCCTACCTGGCGAGACGCATAA
- a CDS encoding chloramphenicol phosphotransferase CPT family protein: protein MTSGRIIFLNGTSSSGKSSIARELLDILDDGVFFHLAVDSFNAMRSKRELEAEELDAALRRTRMGFHRSIAAMAEVGNDIVVDHVLSEPWRLLDCLTVLPPEDVLFVGVHCPLDELARRELARGDRPSGLAAHQYDLVHAHGDYDVECDTSTANPRECAQRIKELLPHRPSPAAFTRLRRRYLTGSQEPPTAKHSLFG, encoded by the coding sequence ATGACATCTGGTCGGATCATCTTCCTCAATGGCACCTCCAGTTCAGGGAAGTCGAGCATCGCCCGAGAGCTTCTGGACATCCTGGATGACGGCGTTTTCTTCCACCTGGCGGTCGACAGCTTCAACGCGATGCGCAGCAAGCGGGAGCTCGAGGCGGAGGAGCTCGACGCCGCGCTGCGGCGGACCAGGATGGGCTTCCACCGCTCGATTGCGGCCATGGCCGAGGTGGGCAACGACATCGTGGTCGACCATGTGCTGAGCGAGCCGTGGCGACTACTCGACTGCCTGACGGTGCTGCCACCCGAGGACGTACTGTTTGTCGGCGTCCACTGCCCGCTGGACGAGCTGGCCCGCCGCGAACTGGCCCGGGGCGACCGCCCGTCGGGCCTCGCGGCACACCAATACGACCTGGTCCACGCCCACGGCGACTACGACGTGGAGTGCGACACCAGCACGGCAAACCCACGCGAATGCGCACAGCGCATCAAGGAGCTCCTCCCGCACCGCCCCAGCCCCGCCGCCTTCACCCGCCTCCGACGACGCTACCTGACGGGCAGCCAAGAGCCGCCGACGGCGAAGCACAGCCTCTTCGGCTAG